The genomic window GAATAGTGCCCTGACACCCAGACGATGCGGGCCTCGATGTAGTCGGGAACGGTCCGGTTGACGCTGACATAGCTAATCATGCTCCGCAGCAGCTCCTTGCGCTGGGCGTTGGAGAGCGTGGGCCAGACTTCGGGTAGATGGGCACTGATGTCGCGAAACTGTTCCCGTAGGTGCTCGGGCACGGCAGTGGGCCGCGGCATGAGTTCGAAGTGGCGGTAATCTTCTTGCAGTTGTTGATACTGGCAGAGTTTCGCTTCCCACCGCCGCTCCAACTCAGCAGCCACCAGCCGGTTCTCCGGATCGACCGCGTCATACTGCCGCTGCGCTAGATGGGCCTCGTACTCGGCCCGCTTGAGTTGCTCTTGCCAGTGGCGTGCCAACCGTTCGTGTTCCTCGCGTTGGGCAGCCAACACGGCCTCCAGCGCATCGATCTGGGCCGGTTGGATCGCATTGAAGAAAGCCTCGACCACCACGTCATCCAGCGCCGGGGCGCGCACGGACATGCAGGCGGGGGCGTCTGTCGTACGCGCCAGCCCCCCACACACGTAGCGTGGCGTCGCCTTGAAGACCACTCGCATGTAGTGTCCACACCGACCGCAGCGCACCATGCCCTGCAGCAAGCCGGCCCCCTCACGTGCCACGCCTTGCGCGCGTGCCTTCTTCTCGGCGAACTGCAGGCCATTCTGCTGAATCCGTTCCTGGTTGGCCAAGTACTGCTCCCAAGTGATATACGCGGGGTACACATCGTGTTCCAGGTGCACCCACTCCTCCAGAGGCTTGCGCACTCTGCCCGCGGCGGGACGACCCGGATCACGACGCGTCGGCTCTGCCTGCCGCCGTCCGTAGGCGAATGTCCCAGCATACGCGGGATTGTGCAGTATATCGGTAACTGCGGCTTCGCTGGCGACCTTCCACAGCAGTTGGTGGGCGTGCGGTCCAGCGCTTTGACGACGCGGAAGCAGGATCTGGTGCTGACGCAGGTAGCGCAATACCTTGGTGACACTCCCCAGAGTCGCGAACTGCGCAAACATCAGTTCGATGACATGACGCACTTGATCGTCGGGATCCTTGACCACCGTCCCATCTGACAAACG from Chloroflexi bacterium ADurb.Bin180 includes these protein-coding regions:
- a CDS encoding Recombinase, giving the protein MSAPGTLSTSRISNPKLTLAHQQRWAYIYVRQSTLKQVAQNQESQVYQYRLKQRALELGWPEERIRVIDCDLGTSGSETTARVGFQSLVAEVSLGHVGIVFGYEVSRLARNNYDWYHLLDLAAMFNTLIADNDGIYDPRLYNDRLLLGLKGTMSEAELHWLRQRLDSGRLAQVKRGAYRQLLPTGYLRLSDGTVVKDPDDQVRHVIELMFAQFATLGSVTKVLRYLRQHQILLPRRQSAGPHAHQLLWKVASEAAVTDILHNPAYAGTFAYGRRQAEPTRRDPGRPAAGRVRKPLEEWVHLEHDVYPAYITWEQYLANQERIQQNGLQFAEKKARAQGVAREGAGLLQGMVRCGRCGHYMRVVFKATPRYVCGGLARTTDAPACMSVRAPALDDVVVEAFFNAIQPAQIDALEAVLAAQREEHERLARHWQEQLKRAEYEAHLAQRQYDAVDPENRLVAAELERRWEAKLCQYQQLQEDYRHFELMPRPTAVPEHLREQFRDISAHLPEVWPTLSNAQRKELLRSMISYVSVNRTVPDYIEARIVWVSGHYSDHTTLTPIFAEQNVSRRADMVQRIHDLWQQGASDEETAAHLTAEGFHSARSSVVTATHVMKIRLARQWYMPLEQLRRGAQIEGYLTVRQLAQRLEVNHATVYRYIYREVIPPAYIEHDSASGVYLIREDAQLLTQLRQRVAAKKHHKGVLKTATSSD